Part of the Fusibacter sp. A1 genome is shown below.
TAACTCCAGCAACGTTTGGACCCATCGCATGCATCAATAAGAAGTTAGATGGATTTTCTTTTTGACCTACAACTTGTGAAACCCTTGCTGCCATAGGTACAGCGGATACGCCCGCCGATCCTATAAGCGGATTGAGAGTACCACCAGAAAGTTTGTTCATTAATTTGGCTAAAAGAACGCCCGCAGCAGTACCGACAGCAAATGCCGTTACGCCAAGGATAATGATTTTAATGGTATCCCATTGTAAAAAAGTATCCGCTTGCGCTGTCGCACCAACAGTCACACCTAAGAAGATCGTGACGATATTGATCAGTGCGTTTTTAGCTGTATCTTCAAGTCTTGCAGTCACACCACATTCTCTGAATAGGTTTCCTAGCATCAACATGCCGACAAGGGCAGTTGCTGGTGGAACCATCAGTGAAACGATGATTGTAACGGCGATAGGGAAGATGATCTTCTCTGTTTTAGAAACTTGTCTTAACTGACTCATTTTAATCTGACGTTCCGCTTTTGTTGTAAGCGCCTTCATGATCGGCGGTTGAATAACTGGAACAAGTGCCATGTATGAGTATGCTGCAACTGCTATCGCACCCAATAAGTGAGGTGCAAGCTTAGAAGCTAGGAAAATCGCAGTCGGTCCGTCAGCACCACCGATGATACCGATAGCACCTGCTTCAGGGCCTGTAAATCCTAACAGCAAGGCTCCGATAAAGGTAAAGAAGATACCGAATTGAGCCGCTGCTCCTAAAAGTACCGCTTTGGGATTTGCAATAAGCGGACCGAAGTCAGTCATCGCACCTACACCCATGAAAATGAGTGGTGGGAAAATCCCAAGCTTAACCCCTTGATAGAGGTAGAAGAACAAACCGCCTACACTTTTGATACCAGTATAAGCATGTAATTCGGCGGCGCCGAC
Proteins encoded:
- a CDS encoding sodium ion-translocating decarboxylase subunit beta → MLQAFIDFFKSSGVYSLFFDGAVDFGSLTMIAVACLLLWLAIKKGFEPLLLVPIAFGMLLTNMPLGNMMMKPMLAILDHKDSAMPIINELVVQEGLVGAAELHAYTGIKSVGGLFFYLYQGVKLGIFPPLIFMGVGAMTDFGPLIANPKAVLLGAAAQFGIFFTFIGALLLGFTGPEAGAIGIIGGADGPTAIFLASKLAPHLLGAIAVAAYSYMALVPVIQPPIMKALTTKAERQIKMSQLRQVSKTEKIIFPIAVTIIVSLMVPPATALVGMLMLGNLFRECGVTARLEDTAKNALINIVTIFLGVTVGATAQADTFLQWDTIKIIILGVTAFAVGTAAGVLLAKLMNKLSGGTLNPLIGSAGVSAVPMAARVSQVVGQKENPSNFLLMHAMGPNVAGVIGSAVAAGVLLTLFGS